CTAAACTAACAGAGTAGATGTAGCAATGATAACGTCTTTTTGTTTTTTTTTCCATAGATTTAGATGGCTTAGATTTTTCCAACTGATAGCCAGTCTTTAACGGCTCACATTTTTTTCCCATACATTTAGATGGACACAAAACACTGTGATACAAAGAAAAACCAAATTGGACCATCTTTTAAATTAAGGAAGGAACAGAGTTTGGGATGTTGCACTTAAAACCGAATAACCGGTTAGGGTAACTTGAGTATTGTGCAAACACTATCTTCTAAGACAAGGCAATGTACAGTCATTGTCCTCTACTTTGAAACTTGTTTTTGTTGTTGTTGTTGTTAGAAATCACAACTTTTAAGTCTGAGTCCCTGCTTCTTCTGCTTCGTTTTCTTCTTCTTCCTCAACCTCAATGCCTAGAGACTCGATCAGGCACTCTTGAGCTTCTTCGAGAGCAGATTCATTTGCATCTGTTGCATATAATATCTTCTTAACCGCTACAACAATCTGCGCATATAGCGGTTTCAATAAGTACATGTTATTCATGCTGATTTGAGTCCAAACTAAGGGGAACCAAGGAAATTGCTATTGACATTTACCGGAAGATCGTCAAGTTCAGGAGTCTGACAGAGTATCTCTATATCCCTGAGCTTAGAGAAGTAAAAATCTCTTTCCTTTTCCAAGACATCTACCGAGACCTTGAGATCTTCAAGCTGGTTATTGTAAAAAGAATGTTTCATTACAATTTCTTTTTTTTTCATTAACCTGAAGAAACAAGGGAATGATTAGAAGCTAATTACCTCCTTTGATAGAGCTTGCACTTCGGCCGACGAGTTGCTCCCACCTCCAATTGCATGTGATCTTGCTTGCTTTGGACCTAGCAGTTAGAATTTTGGAACAAAGATTGAGAGAAAGTTAGAAACTGGATAGAGAGGGAAGCTAAGTTTAAATGGAATACCAGTTGGTTTGCTGGAAGCAGTGACTGTAGGAGTATGATGTGTATTGTTTGTTTGCAATGACTTTGAGACCTTACTAGATCCCTTGATGCTTTTCTCTTTGCCACCTCTTGATCTTCGTTCTACTGGATTGTAGTTCCTACAATGGTGAAACCAGTGGAGTGAGACTTTTTTACTTTGATAATTAGAACAGAAGAGAAGGTAGCAAAAAGAATCGATACTCGTTCATAATGCCACCATTAATGGAATCGCAGAAACGTTTAAGCCATTGCAGAAACTCCAAGTTGTCTAGTGGTCGACCTTTGACAAGCCTGTTGACTTCCAACGGCTGATAGACATATGTTGAAGGTATTAGCTCTCAGATGGGATCTTTACCACAAGCAAAATGTATGGATAAAGAATAAAATTACCTTGGTGATTTTGAGTTTGGTGAAGACCTCTTGCATGACTTTGTAGTTTTGTATCATCTCGTACTCATTCTTCGCCGCAAAATTAACCTGAAAAAGTGGAAAGATTTAGAATGCTCTGCAGAAGAAGCAAACAAGAGATAATAAAAACTAATAAACATCACCTTGTGCATAGGCACAACTCCAGGAAAGGTCATGTCCAACATTTGGCATTGAACAGCACCCGATGCAAC
The DNA window shown above is from Brassica oleracea var. oleracea cultivar TO1000 chromosome C3, BOL, whole genome shotgun sequence and carries:
- the LOC106332294 gene encoding microtubule-associated protein RP/EB family member 1B, which encodes MATNIGMMDSAYFVGRNEILGWINDRLHLNLSRIEEVASGAVQCQMLDMTFPGVVPMHKVNFAAKNEYEMIQNYKVMQEVFTKLKITKPLEVNRLVKGRPLDNLEFLQWLKRFCDSINGGIMNENYNPVERRSRGGKEKSIKGSSKVSKSLQTNNTHHTPTVTASSKPTGPKQARSHAIGGGSNSSAEVQALSKELEDLKVSVDVLEKERDFYFSKLRDIEILCQTPELDDLPIVVAVKKILYATDANESALEEAQECLIESLGIEVEEEEENEAEEAGTQT